A single region of the Brienomyrus brachyistius isolate T26 chromosome 10, BBRACH_0.4, whole genome shotgun sequence genome encodes:
- the LOC125750064 gene encoding magnesium transporter protein 1-like, translating into MDVSLKVLCGLLLVLQLYGTHTDGQVKKETLLSDKVSQLMDWASRRPVIRMNGDKFRRFVKALPRNYSVVVMFTALQPQRQCGVCRQADDEYQILANSWRYSSAFTNRIFFVTVDFDEGSDVFQMLNMNSAPTFIHFPPKGKPKRADTYELQIRGFGAEQIARWIADRTDVHIRIIRPPNYAGPLMLGFLLAAIGSLVYLRRNNMDFLFSRTTWGFAALSVVLIMTSGQMWNHIRGPPYAHKNPSTGQVNYIHSSSQAQFVAETHIVLLFNAAITLGVVLLLEAATSDMDIGKRKIMCVAGIALVALFFSWLLSVFRSKYYGYPYSFLMS; encoded by the exons ATGGACGTGTCGCTGAAAGTTTTGTGTGGATTGCTCCTTGTTTTGCAACTTTACGGGACGCATACAGATGGACAGGTCAAGAAAGAG ACACTGCTGTCTGACAAAGTCAGTCAGCTGATGGATTGGGCCAGCAGGCGACCAGTGATCCGCATGAATGGTGACAAGTTTCGGCGCTTCGTCAAGGCTCTCCCACGCAACTATTCAGTGGTGGTGATGTTCACTGCCCTCCAGCCCCAGAGGCAGTGTGGAGTGTGCAG GCAGGCCGACGACGAATACCAAATCCTGGCCAACTCCTGGCGTTATTCCAGTGCATTCACCAACCGCATCTTCTTCGTCACTGTGGATTTCGATGAAGGCTCGGATGTCTTTCAGATG CTGAACATGAACTCCGCCCCCACGTTCATCCACTTCCCGCCGAAGGGGAAGCCCAAGCGGGCCGACACCTACGAGCTGCAGATCCGCGGTTTCGGGGCGGAGCAGATCGCCCGCTGGATAGCCGACCGGACCGACGTCCAT ATCCGCATCATCCGGCCACCGAACTACGCCGGGCCGCTCATGTTGGGCTTCCTGCTGGCGGCCATCGGGAGCCTGGTGTATCTGCGCCGCAACAACATGGACTTCCTGTTTAGCAGGACCACCTGGGGCTTTGCAGCACTG AGCGTGGTCCTGATCATGACCTCTGGGCAAATGTGGAACCACATCCGAGGACCTCCCTACGCCCACAAGAACCCCAGCACAGGGCAAGTG AACTACATACACAGCAGCAGCCAGGCGCAGTTTGTGGCGGAAACCCACATCGTCCTCCTCTTCA ATGCCGCCATCACCCTGGGTGTGGTTCTCCTCCTCGAGGCTGCCACGTCTGATATGGACATAGGCAAGAGAAAAA TTATGTGTGTGGCCGGCATCGCCCTCGTCGCCTTGTTCTTCAGCTGGCTGCTGTCCGTCTTCAGGAGCAAGTACTATGGGTATCCATACAG TTTTCTGATGAGCTGA